TTCGTTAATGGTCCCATTTGAGCGCCTTTTAGGCGTGGAGTGGAAAAACGCAGAGATCGCGACAGGACTTCCCGAGTACCGAAACGGAGGGCTGTTCGTTGATTTAGGTGTTCTGAcattgaagaaagagagtcTGCAGCGTGGGTTGGCGAATTCCGGTAGCGCTTTGCCTGCGTTTGAGGCGACAAGCGATGAAATTGTCGAGTGGCGCGCTCTTACCGTGGCGCTGCTGGATAAGTTGCATCTTGCGCTGAGGGGCACTGAgttggggaaggagaagTTGAGTCTTGCTCAGGTGTTGGAGTCCGGGTCGTGGAAGGCTGGGAGGGAGTTGGCAGCGGAGAATCGACCGGAGACTAAGTCTAGTCCGATCTTGATTCTGGGCGATGGGACGCTGTTTTGAGGTAGTGGTTCTTCGGGGGTCTTGGTTGGATTCGTGGTAACTGGGTTATCGGTGGCATAGGGGACTGGGGTTGTCTAGAGGAGATACGCGGGTCTCTATGCATTATTTGTATATAATCTAAGACATGATTTAAAGTCTACGTGAGGGTCTTTTTGGGCATTCCATGACACGACCGCTGGGGTATACACTAGAGGtcatggatatatatttggATAGTTCGCCGTAGTACAAATCAACGCGGCCGGTTAAACAACCTCTTAAGGTCACCCCATCAGTCCTAGATCTTGGAAATGATAAACCGGAACTCGGGTACTACATCCGCCGTCATCCATCAATCAAGTTCCACATCCACTCGTCCCTACAGTTGCAACAGCGAATCGCCAAGACGACATACCCCATGCCCAGGATCGGCCTCAAAAGTCCCCCTACACCAGCCAGATTCATCCGCGAGGCAGGTTAGCCGTGCTATGCCCGAAAACAATCTATTGATATGATCCACAACTCGTATAATAGTGGAAAGTTCGGATGGACGCTGATAAACAGCAAAGTCTAGAACACACCGACCTAACCGATGAGGTGAGCCCCAAGTAAACTAAGCGAATAGCTCCAGGAGCAGATTCCAGAATAAATCAGGGTCATATGACATATAGGATAGGTGCAAACCATGGTCGAGTCCCGACATGAGAATTTCCTGGACCGGCCCGGCGATGATGTTGGGTGGTATGGAAGCCGGTGGCGTTTGTTTATTGATGCATAACTGACTTAGTGTATGTATTGCTATGCTTGAGTGCCTGATGTAGGACAGTGGACAGGATTATACGTGGCTGGATTGATGCAGCCACGGAGTGACTACTTCTTACGGGGCCTAGGAAGGCTACGAGTTACTGTTGATCGCCGTAGAAGCCCGACTAATACGGTCACCTAACAGATTGCTATGGGGTATCCAAAAGGTCGCTTCGACGAGAAAGATGGGAGAAAGGTCCATTATAATGTTCTGGGAGAGATTCTCCATAGAAGTTTCGATGAGACGGCAACTGAGCCGATCGTTGGGGTACCATGTTGACCTCTTGCCCTTCATAGGAGATGTGGAGTAggataaaagttttataCGAAGCATAATTCTACGGAGGACTCTCCTCCTAAGAACCCTAGAGTAAGATAATGTTTAGTCACACAGTTGCAGATGCGTCCCAACACCCGAAACATTCCGATTCTACACGTTATGATCGACCTCTCCAACGATCCACAGTAAAGTGCAACAGATTTTGAACGCACAAAAGTATCATGAGAGTGCCCTCAAAATCTTTACAGCGATGACGTCGCACCGGGTTGTGTGACGAGTATCCATCCAGTTGTCCCAGCTGGGCTTTTAGATCTCATGAGCAGACCGCTCAATGCCCGTAAGAGTCTGAAAAGGGAGATCTGAAAGCCTTAACTAGCCAATGGGCTTCACGGGATGTACAAGGCCTCTGGATTTTCTTCGGGACCGGAAAGAGAGCAGTTCGGTCGGTATAGCCAATGCCGAGGCTCTTACCTAAACCATATAGGAAACTGCGAGCTTCTAAGTTTGAGATGTGGATCCGTACCAAGCCTTGGAAGGATTTTTAAAGTGTGGGTAACTCTCAATAAGATAACTTGGTAGACCGCCCGTGAGCATTCCTAGTAGATAGAGAAGTCTTTGAAAATACTCTGGGCCTCCATGGTCTCTGTCTTGCATAGATGTGGACGAGGGCATAGAAGATATATCATCCTGCAGCAACACTTCACGTTGCATTGACTGACCGGAAGCGCCGATAGAGTGTCAGCAGCGGTGAGAATTTTCGGTTTGATTTCCCCGAAGATGACCCGAAGATCCATATCGGCCCCGATCGAATAGCGTGGGATCCTGAGGCCCATGGGGTGGCAACTGACCGAGTCGGGCCGGGGGAAGTGCAGTTCACTATGGAGTTAGGGCAGCGTCTGCCCTGCATCGGGATGCCGAACTGGAGACGGCGTGGGGGTTGACCTCATTCTTTACCGGTCATCTCGGGCGGATTCCGATCACTGAAACTGGATCTGGTATTTGCCTCTCTCCCTGTTCCTCACAATCGTAGGGGACAATATGATGATTTGCGAAGGAAGATTCACCTCGAGCCGTGGAAGCATATACAAAATTCAAGTAGATCTCTGGTTATGCATTGCTTGACTGCCGGACAAGCCAACGATATCTTGGATGAGTAATGAGGGTTTTCCCCGAAGTTTTATAGACTTTCCCAAAATGGAAGCGTCTTCGACCCACTGGGAGACGTTCCTAACTTCGTCTTCCCCCAACACTGAACGGAGACAGCGGCCCCCGTGGAGAATGGAGAACGACAAACTTTGACTGCTCAAGTGATGCGTTTTGTGGGCTGCTTAGCTGGCCACCGCGTGATTTTCTGCCTTCGTCGTAGTGTTATGACGCAGGGTGCAGCAGAGTCATAAGTTGGATTCATCCATGGTCAATCTACTATAATACTGCCTGTTCCTCTCACCCCagttctcttctcctcccccttcTCACTACGCTTATCCACTCCCATTCACCTTTAAACACCGCCAATATGGAGAAGACCTACACCGAGAAGGTCCAACCGGGCCTCTCATCTCACACAGAGGATGCCGCCTCAAGTTCACAACATATCCCGGCGACAAGCAAGACAGGCCTTGTTGTCGGCGGCAAACACGCCCAATCACTATCAGACAGCTCCTCCCTATCATCAAGTGAACAGAACATCACAACCTTTGACTTCGACCTCCCCCTGACCGCCACACAAGCCACCATCCATGAAGGAAAGGAGCGTATCCTCATCGACTTCGTCGACGGCGACAAAGAGAACCCCTTCAACTGGGATCCCCGTTACAAAGCATTCATCTCGCTTCTCCTCTGTCTCATGACCCTCTTCATCGGTCTTGCCACAACCGCCTACAGCTCCGGAATCGACCGCATGACAAAAGACCTCGGCGTGTCCACCATCCTAGGCCAACTGGGtctcttcaccttcaacTTCACCTGTGCCCTGGCCCCCCTCTTCCTGGCCCCATTCTGTGAGCTCGCCGGCCGCCGCGTCATCTACGTCGGCGCCTACATCTGCTTTGGCCTGATGTTCATCGGCCTCGCCCTAGGCAAGAACATCGCCACCATCCTCGTCTGCCGCGCCCTGCTCGGCCTCTTCGGCTGCGTCGGCACCATCCTCGTCGGCGGTACCTTCGGCGACATGTACCGTCCCGAAGAGCGCGCCATCCCCATGGCCAGCTTCTCCTACATCGCCATCCTCGGCACCGTCGGCGCCCCCATCTACGCCGGCTTCATCGACCAAGCACTCGGCTGGCGCTGGGTGGAAGGCATCCAGGGCCTCGCCAACATCCCCCTCGCAATTGtgtgcttcttctgcctccGGGAAACCCGCGGCAGCGTCGCCCTCGGCAAACGCGCCGACCTCCTCCGCAAGCAAACCGGCGACGACCGCTACGTAGCAGCCTCAGACCTCGAAGCCCCGGATATCAAGACCATGCTCTACAACTCCTCCATCAAGGCCGGCAAGATGCTCATCACAGAGCCCGTTGTCTTCGCCTTCGGTCTCTGGATCGCCTTCGCCTGGTTCCtgaccttcctcttcctctcggTCATCCCTATCAccttccaagaaaagaagggctGGGGCGAGGGCATCTCCGGCCTCCCCTACATCTCCCTCTGTTTGGGTACTACAATCGGGTTTGGGCTCAACTTCCTCCAAATCAGGAAATATAACTCCATCGTGGCCCAGAACGGTGTCGCGGCGCCGGAAGCCAGGCTTTACGGGGCCCTGTTCGGTGCCGTGTGGCTGCCGGTCGGTCTGTTTATTTACAGTTTCACTCAGTATGCCTTCCTGCATTGGATTGGACCGTTCATTGCCCTTGTTTTGATCACCATTGGTatcttctttatctttgAGTCTTGTTACTCCTTTACCTCTGACTGCTATGGCgaatcttcttcgtctgcGATTGCGGGTCAGGGTTTCATGAGGAATACGCTTGGTGCTGTGTCGCCGCTTTTTGCGTCCCAGTTTTTCCATAATGTGGGGAGTCAATATGCTGGGCTGATTCTGGCACTGGTTGCTACGCTTCTCACCTTTATTCCGTATATTTTGTTTTGGTGGGGGCCTGCGCTGAGGAAGAGGTCGAAGTTGGCTTCGACGAATACGTTTTAAAAGGTGAGCTGTGCTCGCTTTGTGGGGGGTTGTTGGGTGACTTGTGGATGATTTATGTAGATATGTTGATGTGATTGTAGATACATCGTTGGATATGATTATGATTGTACAATAATAGTCATCTTTTATggaaaactatatattctgTTTGACTTGGTGTTCTACGTAGATTTGTCTTTCCGTTGTATATTCTGTCTTGTAGAGTGGCTCCTGTGTCTGGAGATTATGTGTTCTACGATACTCGTGGCATTGTACGGATCGGTCGTGGAGGACCGGTGAGCGTTTAAGGTACGGAGAACGTTAATGTATCCAAATGGAAGTTTGGAGGTCGACCACGCAAGACAAGTGGAAGATAGAAGTCAATAGAGCGCCCATTAAAAGGCAAAACTAGATAACACCGAACACTACCAGTCATAACAAAACGAGGGTATAGGGTATATATACTGCTCAAGCCAAAAGATATCTACCGGGCACCCACGGCACCCATGCCTGCTTGCAGAACCAGAACATCACCAACGATGCGGTTCTCAGTGCGAACCATCGCTTGTGCGACCGCTCCCAGAACCCTACTGGTTTCGGCGCCGACCTCTTCCTGCGAGGATGTAGAGGATTCGTTCAGATCCACTCGGTTGTTCCGACGTCCCACCACGACGATGTTCCCGGCTTTCTGCGGAACCTTACCCATTTCTTCCTTGACGGCAGTAACCGCAACCCCCACGGCGTCGGTGCTGTCTCTCTGTGGGCTGACCCGCGTGAAGACGATCCGGGTAGTCAGCTCTTCAGAAAGTGAGTCCTTCATGGCGCCGAAGAAGGTAGCATCCGATTCTGATCCCTGGGCGGTGGTTAAGATCTGACTTGAAGACTTGTCCTTTGTGGTGCTACTGGGCGAACTCTGGTGGACCTCTGAAACTTGCGGTGGAGACGGCGCCACATCGATGTGGATGATGGTGGCGGTAACCTGGTCATTCTGGGCGAGTTGCATCACGAAGCGCAGCGCAAATCGATCATCGTCTCCAccaaagaaaggcaaaacaATATGGTGAGAGCGTGCAGCAGCTGGTGGCGCGCTATTCCACACGGAGCTGCGAATACTCATGGCGCTGAACGATCGTTTCGTGAGAAGTCCTTTACGAGTACGACGGCTATAGATGCTCCGTTCAATAAGAACGCCGACACTGGATGAAGATTGGCGCATCACGTTGGATACAAAGTCAGTGTATGGGCCATTGGCAAAACGGCTCGCTTCATCAATACCAAGTCCCGTTTGATGCTCGCTCATGGCACCAGTCTCACTCCACGGAATAAGGAGAAGGTCACTGGACTCCTCACGCGCCATTCCCACAACCGTATCAGCATAGGAATGCTCTGGCACCACGGACACGCCTGCCATGATTGACATATCATGCCACTGGCCGAATGCGCGAAAGGTGTTGACCACGGGATCCCACAGCGTATATTCCTCAATTTCCGATACTTTCATCACGCTAGAATCACGATCTGTTAGTTCCATCAACCGGACCCCATGCACCTGAAGCGCTGGAGCGTCCTCGACCTCCGTTTGGGCAGCCTCTTCGGCCGCTGGTTCCGGAGACATTGTTTGGGACTTTCTCTTATCGGGATGCATTTTTGGAAGAGGGGGCTGAGCAAGACGGCTAGGGCCGAGGAGCGCGGCCAATGTGCAGATACTTGATAGACCGTCAAGTCGCAGGTAAACTAGCAGCCGTCGAACGGTAGTACCTTGAAGCTGTTCCTTGGCCAGCGTCACGCTATCAACGCGCGAATCAGATTGTATGGGGTTTCCGTTCCAGTCGATTTCACCGCGGCGCCAGCGATCAACCTTGATCTGGTACCACTTGGGATACAAGACCGTGGTCAATGGGGTTGTGACAAATGTCGTAACTAGCGCCATGACTACGAACATGGTGAATGTACGAGTGCTCAGGATATTGGCTTGTAGACCGATATTCTAAATCGAGTTAGCGCAAGGTTGGTGAAGACGGAGCGAAGGAGCAGATCTTACCAGGACAATTAGTTCGACAAGACCCTTGCAACTCATCAACACGCCGATGGATAAGCTCTCTCGCCAGAGAAGGCCGCAAAGTCTGGCCGCCAGTGCGCCACCAACGATCTTGGCAATAAGTGCGATCGCGATCACGGCAATCACGTATCCCCATACAAGACCGGTATCAAGCAGTCCCAGGTTGGTTTGGAGACCAGACAGGGTGAAATAGAGGGGTAAAAAGAGGGCAGCAACCAGGTCTTCGATCTTCTCTGTTAGCTTGATGGCGAATCCACCCTCGTGAGGACAAAGGAGACCGATTAGGAATCCACCGAAGATGGCGTGAACTCCGATCACCTGagtgaagaaggaggaagccAAAGCGATCAGAAGGGTGACCGCTACTACCGATTGGCTAGGGCCTTTCTGGAGGCTTCCGGTTTTCTTGAGGAAAAGTAAGAACAACGGtcggaagagaagaaacaaaaacagaacATATCCCACACAGACGAGTAGAACCCAAAGAGCCGTTAGACCAGTCCCTGCATTCACCAGAGCGACACAGAGGGCAAGAAGAATCCAACCAACCACGTCATTGCCCACACCCGCCGACAGCACGATTACACCAACATTTGTGCCGAGCAGTTTCAACTCAGTTAGGATTCTACATAGAACCGGGAATGCCTGGGATGATTAGTGAGCGCGACCTCGGGAATGATATCTATAACTTACTGTGATAGCCATGGCAATACCGATGAAGAGCAAAAAGGTCCCAAAATTGATCTTGACGGTACCGGGCTCATCGCTGAAGGTGTTGTACAGACCATACGAGATGGCACATCCAAGGCCAAACGGCAGGATCATTCCCGCCGCTGACACGCTGGCCGCCACGCGCAAATTGCTGAACAGAAAACGGAGGTCGGTTTCTAGGCCGACGAGGAACAAAAACAGGATAAGACCTAGGTTTGCCACAAGGTTCAGATTGGGAATCGAAGCATCCGGAAAAATGGCTTCTGTAAAGCCTGGGATGCGACCCATGACCGAGGGGCCCAGAATGACACCGCCGATAACTTCAGCAATGACACGAGGCTGGCGAATCTTGGACAGTGGCCAGTGCAGCGCTCGACAcaagatgatgataatgcTGGCCTAATGATGGTTGGCATCGCGGTCCAGGATGAAGGCCATTCAAAATCCCCTCACCTGAATGATGAATATGACGATGGGGTTCTTTTTGTCATAGTGAGACGGATTACCACCTTCCAAGATCCCACCCTGAGGGGTTACGCGAGTCGCATTATCGGCCATGGTGGAGAGTGATGGCACAGGAATGCCAGCAGTTGATCCCTCTCGCGACCGGCTTGCCGACAATAATCAATCTGCAGGGTATTAGGAATAACCAAATCGAAAGAATTTgaggaaagggaggaaaggagtGGGCGgcaaacaaagaaatgcGAGAGATAATAAAGATGACTGATAACTGATTACGGTAAACGTGATGCCAAGAATATCACCCACGTGGGTCTTCGAAATCCGGGGATTCCAGTCAGATGAGATGATCCAGGTGTCAAGATGCATCAATTCAAGACTAGTCCTTACGACGAAGTACTTTTCCAGGATGACCCACCCGGGATCCTCACACTGCCCAATTGATTGAatccagaagaaagcaagagagagggaaagtgagtgagtgaaaaagaaagagacagcTCGTCGGGTCAGCACTGGTCAGACCAGATTAGACCAAGACCAGACAAGACGACGGCATGTCACGAGTCTGGACCCAACCGTTTTCGGGGAAAATTTGTCGGAGCGGGAGACGGGGACTTACCGTCCAATCATATCCTTCCATTAACCGGGACCCAATCAATTGTATCCAAGCCATTGCGCAGCTTTCAATTCTTAGGACGAGTCGTAGGTCAGGAGGTTCCACTATGGCGCTCAGATCGAAGAGACTCGAACACGAAACCATCCGAACATACTTTTCCCAACTCGAGATCATGCGCCTCCACAAAGGTTTGCCATCTCTCACATGCAATCCAAGAGGTGACTTAGATCTGCCATGGCTGGACTCCAGAAAATCAACCACAAACAAGAAAGGATTCGAACGCCATGCAAAAGCGGTGTAAACCGCATCCACGTCACGGGTGAAGATTCAAAAGCCCGGATTCAAGGCAACAAGGCAACAAGGCATCGAGGCCGAATTCATCCCTCAATAAAGTTGGTGGCTGAGATACCGAAGGCTGCAATGCTCTCTCTCCTTCATTTTGCGTCCTCTCTttattatttcctttcctttgcttctctCTTTTAATATCTGTTTTTTAACCGAGTGTGTTTCAGCCCCTTTTGGTGAATGAGATGTTATACATGCCTGGACTTATTCTAAAGCTCAGAAGCAATTCCATAGAATGCTAAACAACGCTTCATCTaagcaaaaagaaataaattattttagaaatagaaagtatataaaaatatataaaacaaAAGGGAGGAATTTGGATCACTGCTAGCATTTATGTGCTAATATTCGCCTTGTTTCATCACAACTTCGGTCTCACGCAGCTCACTATAGAACGGAGGAGGTGTGAGAGGCTGCGATCTCGGTAATGAAGTAATCTGAATTGGTAGTCGGAGAGATATGGAAGGAGCCAACAGATTAACGTTTGGTGTGTGATAAGATATACTCATGTCCAACGCGTATGTCCGCGATATCAGGCATGAGTGGAAGGTAGGCACAAATGCTTTCGTCGGAGGGATTGTGACGGGCACAGTCATTACAGCTGTGTAGTACGTGCCATCTTCTTTGGACGAGGTGCTAGGAGATGGCTTGGTCGGAGTGATGTCCACCAAAGCGCTCTGCCGCGACATTCCGACGGGGGAATGCTTCGTCCACTTCGTTGATGAGACGCATAGTGATGATAGCGGAACTGTCGTTGTATAGCAGTGTCTTCCGAGGGAGTCGACATAAGAGGGACTTGGAAAGTCATTCCACGGGGTGATCGTATAGAAAGTGGAAACACTGAGTTTACTGCACAAAGAACCCAACTTTGGGGGCAGCTCATTACCGATCGGGTCGAATCGTAGATTAACAGTGGCAGTAGTGCAGACATTCGATGGCGATTGGAAGCCAGGCGGGTAAAGTTGAAGGGGACTTGGTTGGGACGCTGTAACCATGAGTGAACCTCGCTTTGTCCTTGTAATGCCTGTTTTGATGTCCTTCACATTTTGCATGCAATAATCGTCCTCGTCGTGAGTGACCAC
This Aspergillus flavus chromosome 1, complete sequence DNA region includes the following protein-coding sequences:
- a CDS encoding K+/H+ antiporter, producing MADNATRVTPQGGILEGGNPSHYDKKNPIVIFIIQASIIIILCRALHWPLSKIRQPRVIAEVIGGVILGPSVMGRIPGFTEAIFPDASIPNLNLVANLGLILFLFLVGLETDLRFLFSNLRVAASVSAAGMILPFGLGCAISYGLYNTFSDEPGTVKINFGTFLLFIGIAMAITAFPVLCRILTELKLLGTNVGVIVLSAGVGNDVVGWILLALCVALVNAGTGLTALWVLLVCVGYVLFLFLLFRPLFLLFLKKTGSLQKGPSQSVVAVTLLIALASSFFTQVIGVHAIFGGFLIGLLCPHEGGFAIKLTEKIEDLVAALFLPLYFTLSGLQTNLGLLDTGLVWGYVIAVIAIALIAKIVGGALAARLCGLLWRESLSIGVLMSCKGLVELIVLNIGLQANILSTRTFTMFVVMALVTTFVTTPLTTVLYPKWYQIKVDRWRRGEIDWNGNPIQSDSRVDSVTLAKEQLQGTTVRRLLVYLRLDGLSSICTLAALLGPSRLAQPPLPKMHPDKRKSQTMSPEPAAEEAAQTEVEDAPALQVHGVRLMELTDRDSSVMKVSEIEEYTLWDPVVNTFRAFGQWHDMSIMAGVSVVPEHSYADTVVGMAREESSDLLLIPWSETGAMSEHQTGLGIDEASRFANGPYTDFVSNVMRQSSSSVGVLIERSIYSRRTRKGLLTKRSFSAMSIRSSVWNSAPPAAARSHHIVLPFFGGDDDRFALRFVMQLAQNDQVTATIIHIDVAPSPPQVSEVHQSSPSSTTKDKSSSQILTTAQGSESDATFFGAMKDSLSEELTTRIVFTRVSPQRDSTDAVGVAVTAVKEEMGKVPQKAGNIVVVGRRNNRVDLNESSTSSQEEVGAETSRVLGAVAQAMVRTENRIVGDVLVLQAGMGAVGARHPTTPHKASTAHLLKRIRRSQLRPLPQRRPPPKQNIRNKGEKPHNCEGDVGEALDAFHPAPAECLVDEAGVDGGADGAEDGDVGEAGHGDGALFGTVHVAEGTADEDGADAAEEAEQGAADEDGGDVLA
- a CDS encoding arrestin or S-antigen, nitrogen terminal domain protein; protein product: MLIPFVQTRVTPTLQSRGWNSRPDLHIELAGQTERCPNSYTTGDIIEGAVSISVECETNFDELKIIFEGSSETQQSQVIALPSQARACHTFLELHRPIGDAEYPTPRTFVPGQIYRFPFIFVVPARLPPIMCDHTNCNIHVGRAHTLLPPSLGDPMLASDGCSLLDDMSSELCRISYRIRASLTRRSLSGKNARETLRAVAKKVRIIPAVEEEPPLVVTHDEDDYCMQNVKDIKTGITRTKRGSLMVTASQPSPLQLYPPGFQSPSNVCTTATVNLRFDPIGNELPPKLGSLCSKLSVSTFYTITPWNDFPSPSYVDSLGRHCYTTTVPLSSLCVSSTKWTKHSPVGMSRQSALVDITPTKPSPSTSSKEDGTYYTAVMTVPVTIPPTKAFVPTFHSCLISRTYALDMSISYHTPNVNLLAPSISLRLPIQITSLPRSQPLTPPPFYSELRETEVRALQPSVSQPPTLLRDEFGLDALLPCCLESGLLNLHP